Proteins encoded by one window of Paenibacillus sp. DCT19:
- a CDS encoding DUF4440 domain-containing protein, whose translation MNYENALQRYIDATNTHHFENVKQLLHPNAIYWFSDRTCKTTHEIQSYFENSWDTIKDEVYSISDVHWLVTEENTATCIYTYHYEGVLNGTFVSGSGRATNVFVKTKEEEWKIIHEHLSSL comes from the coding sequence ATGAATTATGAGAATGCACTGCAACGTTATATCGACGCGACAAACACCCACCATTTTGAAAATGTTAAGCAGTTACTACACCCTAATGCGATTTACTGGTTTTCAGATCGAACGTGCAAGACGACGCATGAAATTCAAAGTTATTTTGAGAACTCATGGGATACGATTAAGGATGAAGTTTACTCCATCTCGGATGTACATTGGCTAGTGACTGAAGAGAATACAGCAACATGTATCTATACATATCATTATGAGGGAGTGCTTAACGGAACGTTTGTATCTGGCAGTGGTAGAGCGACAAATGTTTTTGTCAAAACAAAAGAAGAAGAGTGGAAAATTATTCACGAACACCTCAGCAGTCTTTAG
- a CDS encoding hemolysin family protein codes for MDIHTEFHLGQLLFNLVCVFLLVFLNGVFVAAEFSLVKVRQTRLTQLQSEGNRLAGYALKVNGKLDAYLSATQFGITLTSLGLGWLGEPAISELLVQPLMTKLGVADTALISTVSVIVGFSIITFLHIVLGELAPKSLAIQKTDGVALLLSAPLLLFYKIFFPFIWVLNASANALLRLAGIEPASEGEAHSEDELRILMKQSAKSGVIDKDEIKLMDNIFDFSDMLAREIMLPRTDMDCLYTNLPLEENLKIINATKHSRYPVAVEDKDEIIGFIHITDLLLAEPEQQRDLAALVRPILNVPESMEISHVLRLMQKKHSQMTLVVDEYGGTAGLLTAEEILEEIVGDLYDEFEDERPHMERNGDSFSIDGRSLIEEVHEWTGAVIEDDEVDTIGGWLFKELEGSPVKGKTRERNGYVFEVEEASRLRITRVKVYKRAITQDEDKPDNQDK; via the coding sequence TTGGATATTCATACCGAATTTCATCTTGGGCAGTTACTGTTTAACTTGGTGTGTGTGTTTCTGCTCGTCTTCTTGAATGGTGTATTTGTCGCAGCGGAATTTTCTCTCGTTAAAGTGAGACAGACCCGGCTGACACAATTACAGAGTGAGGGTAATCGTCTGGCGGGTTATGCGTTAAAAGTGAACGGCAAACTGGATGCCTATCTATCGGCAACCCAGTTCGGTATCACATTGACGTCCCTTGGACTTGGATGGCTCGGTGAACCAGCAATATCTGAATTGCTTGTTCAACCCCTGATGACCAAGCTTGGTGTGGCGGATACAGCGCTGATATCGACGGTTTCGGTTATTGTAGGTTTCAGTATTATTACGTTCCTGCATATCGTGCTTGGTGAGCTTGCACCCAAATCACTGGCAATTCAAAAGACGGACGGTGTTGCTCTGCTGTTGTCAGCACCGTTGCTCCTTTTCTATAAAATTTTCTTCCCATTCATCTGGGTGTTGAATGCGTCAGCGAATGCGTTGCTTCGTCTTGCTGGAATTGAACCTGCAAGCGAAGGAGAAGCACATTCGGAGGACGAGCTACGCATATTGATGAAGCAAAGTGCGAAGAGTGGTGTTATTGATAAAGATGAGATCAAGCTGATGGATAACATCTTTGACTTCTCTGATATGCTCGCCCGTGAGATCATGTTGCCGCGTACAGATATGGATTGTCTTTACACGAATCTGCCTTTGGAAGAGAATCTGAAGATCATCAATGCTACGAAGCACTCTCGTTATCCGGTAGCGGTAGAGGATAAGGATGAGATCATTGGATTTATCCACATTACGGACTTGCTATTGGCTGAACCAGAACAACAGCGTGATCTGGCTGCGCTCGTTCGTCCGATTCTCAACGTTCCGGAATCCATGGAAATAAGTCATGTGTTAAGGCTGATGCAGAAGAAACATTCCCAGATGACGTTGGTGGTTGATGAATATGGCGGTACAGCCGGCTTGTTAACAGCCGAAGAGATTCTGGAAGAGATTGTCGGAGATCTATATGATGAGTTTGAGGACGAGCGTCCACATATGGAGCGTAACGGGGATTCCTTTTCAATCGATGGTCGATCTCTTATTGAAGAGGTTCATGAATGGACTGGAGCCGTTATCGAGGATGATGAAGTAGATACCATTGGTGGTTGGCTGTTCAAGGAGCTTGAAGGTAGTCCTGTTAAAGGCAAAACACGCGAACGGAACGGATACGTATTCGAAGTGGAGGAAGCCAGTCGATTGCGAATTACCCGGGTGAAGGTATACAAGCGTGCAATAACGCAGGACGAAGACAAACCAGACAATCAAGATAAATAA
- a CDS encoding bifunctional UDP-sugar hydrolase/5'-nucleotidase — MSTTNTQVLTILHTNDIHSHFGAMSSIAAMIEKEREQAENVLVLDIGDHMDRKAVETEGTLGAANVDVINLTGYDAITIGNNEGLTITPEQLAITYSGLQCPVVCGNVVEHDTGLVPSWMQTSLIVTKGEFRIGLLGATAPFTTFYDLLGWDLLDPIETLSQQVAELSPKVDVIIVLSHLGLSTDRRLAEQVEGIDVILGGHTHHVLEEPLMIGNTTIAASGKFGEWLGKVVLERQNSASKPVLVSSGCVPVTTTLLEEQVTLAIATNRAEAEKSLEQTAVMVDKSLYVHYERESPFASLLAQAVRQATGTQVSLVNAGQLLGDLPQGVITKGMLHSLCPSPINACTICLKGSHIREALEQSLLLEFTDKPIIGFGFRGKVLGTLSVDGMDIEFDPQRPAYEKIRSIRIAGSPIQEEQQYVVGTLGMFTFNVGYPSLALGTETNYYLPEFLRDLVEIELKRPGALDDCQRPRWREI; from the coding sequence ATGAGCACCACGAATACACAAGTGTTAACAATACTGCATACGAATGACATTCATAGTCATTTTGGTGCCATGAGTTCGATCGCCGCCATGATTGAAAAAGAGAGAGAACAAGCTGAGAATGTTCTGGTTCTTGATATAGGAGATCATATGGATCGTAAGGCTGTGGAAACGGAAGGTACACTTGGAGCAGCCAACGTCGACGTGATCAATCTTACTGGGTATGATGCGATTACAATCGGGAATAACGAAGGACTAACTATAACACCTGAACAGCTGGCAATAACCTATTCAGGGCTTCAATGTCCCGTAGTTTGCGGGAATGTTGTCGAACATGACACTGGGCTTGTACCGTCATGGATGCAAACGTCGCTCATCGTGACTAAGGGTGAATTTCGTATCGGTTTGTTAGGGGCGACGGCACCATTCACTACGTTTTATGATTTGTTAGGATGGGATCTGCTTGATCCGATAGAGACGTTAAGTCAGCAAGTCGCTGAATTATCTCCTAAGGTGGATGTCATCATCGTTTTATCCCATTTGGGTCTTTCGACAGATCGGAGATTGGCAGAGCAGGTTGAAGGCATTGACGTGATTTTGGGTGGGCATACACATCATGTACTTGAGGAGCCTCTGATGATTGGCAATACCACCATAGCAGCAAGCGGCAAATTCGGGGAGTGGCTTGGCAAAGTGGTCTTAGAGCGTCAGAACTCTGCAAGCAAGCCTGTACTAGTAAGCAGTGGATGCGTTCCGGTGACAACAACACTTTTGGAAGAGCAGGTTACCCTGGCGATCGCTACGAATCGTGCGGAGGCAGAGAAATCATTAGAGCAGACAGCTGTAATGGTGGACAAGTCACTTTACGTTCATTATGAGCGTGAATCCCCTTTTGCCAGCTTGCTTGCACAAGCGGTTAGACAGGCTACAGGTACCCAAGTGTCTCTGGTTAATGCAGGACAGTTACTTGGAGATCTTCCACAGGGAGTGATTACCAAAGGAATGTTACATTCCCTATGTCCTTCTCCGATCAATGCTTGTACAATATGCTTAAAAGGCAGCCACATCCGTGAAGCACTTGAGCAATCATTGCTGCTAGAGTTTACGGATAAACCAATCATTGGTTTTGGATTTCGTGGGAAGGTTCTAGGAACGTTATCCGTGGATGGAATGGACATTGAATTTGATCCCCAGAGACCGGCATATGAGAAAATTCGTTCCATACGTATTGCAGGTAGCCCTATCCAGGAGGAGCAACAATATGTGGTAGGTACGCTAGGGATGTTTACTTTCAATGTGGGATATCCTTCACTCGCTCTGGGTACAGAGACGAATTATTATCTTCCAGAATTCTTGCGGGATCTAGTGGAAATAGAATTAAAACGACCAGGAGCGCTGGACGATTGTCAGCGACCTCGCTGGCGAGAAATATAA
- a CDS encoding molybdenum cofactor biosynthesis protein MoaE, which translates to MKLNIQLFAGIAERLGTSLIEYEYDGAEPTAAHLKEQLAETYPELASQIRTSFLAVNQQYAPADTIISAQDEIALIPPVSGGDGTEDRKSEHGVSSTTPDGRYHITTSPLSVEATTNLVITANHGAALTFVGTTREMTGEQRTVHLEYEAYVPMALAQMAAIGDEISERWPGVLCAISHRIGQVDVAEISVVIAVSSPHRSDCYDASRYAIERLKQTVPIWKKEIWEDGSEWKGHQLGPWNPLQQQ; encoded by the coding sequence ATGAAATTGAACATTCAACTATTTGCAGGTATTGCTGAACGTCTCGGCACTTCTTTGATTGAATATGAATACGATGGAGCCGAACCAACGGCTGCTCATTTGAAGGAACAATTAGCTGAAACATACCCAGAGCTCGCTTCTCAGATTCGTACTTCCTTTCTTGCTGTAAACCAACAGTACGCTCCTGCCGATACTATTATATCGGCTCAAGATGAGATTGCTTTGATACCTCCTGTATCTGGAGGTGACGGTACGGAGGATCGGAAGTCCGAGCACGGGGTTTCCTCTACTACTCCAGATGGGCGATATCACATCACCACATCCCCTCTCTCTGTGGAAGCAACGACCAATCTCGTCATCACCGCTAATCACGGTGCTGCTCTTACTTTTGTCGGAACTACGCGTGAAATGACGGGCGAACAACGGACAGTGCACTTGGAATACGAAGCTTATGTCCCCATGGCTCTAGCACAGATGGCAGCGATCGGCGATGAAATTTCTGAGCGCTGGCCTGGAGTCTTATGCGCAATAAGCCACCGAATTGGACAAGTAGATGTCGCTGAGATTAGTGTGGTCATTGCGGTCTCTTCTCCGCATCGCAGCGATTGTTATGACGCAAGTCGTTATGCTATCGAGAGATTAAAGCAAACTGTGCCGATTTGGAAAAAAGAAATATGGGAAGATGGTTCCGAGTGGAAGGGTCATCAATTGGGTCCTTGGAACCCTCTACAACAACAATAA
- the yfkAB gene encoding radical SAM/CxCxxxxC motif protein YfkAB: protein MTMLNSGSVQPMPLSPTNDPWDPIGSLRTYGRHVLTSVEMTVTHLCNMRCEHCAVGDMLTMREAPALPLPLMLKRLDEVEHLQTISLTGGEPSFSQKTVDEMIIPLLKYAKERGIRSQINSNLTLDLNRYEKLLPYLDVMHISFNYLNADDFHQVGFANSGRPVKREVAVKMYEKMIENSRKLSEAGMFISAESMINYRTHDKLEGIHQLIREMGCVRHEVHPMYNSNFASSLPVLSLDHMRAAIHRLLDVRDKEMWMLFGTLPFFACSAAEQDRELINRLHSEPNVTVRNDPDGRNRVNVNMFTGNVYVTDFADIPAFGNIRDRKLDDVFHEWSAEHPLNQTVNCHCDIASCCGPNLLVADMYYKGVDFKSRKAITR, encoded by the coding sequence ATGACCATGCTAAATTCAGGATCGGTTCAACCGATGCCTTTATCGCCGACGAATGATCCATGGGATCCAATCGGTTCTTTGCGTACATATGGACGCCATGTACTGACCAGTGTAGAAATGACCGTGACTCATCTGTGCAATATGCGCTGTGAGCATTGTGCGGTGGGTGACATGCTCACGATGCGTGAGGCTCCGGCACTTCCATTGCCTTTGATGTTGAAACGTTTAGATGAGGTCGAACATCTGCAAACGATTAGTTTGACAGGTGGGGAACCAAGTTTCAGTCAGAAAACGGTGGATGAGATGATTATCCCACTGCTCAAATATGCGAAGGAGCGTGGCATAAGATCGCAGATCAATTCCAATCTTACGCTAGATCTGAATCGATATGAGAAGCTGCTTCCTTATTTGGATGTCATGCACATTTCCTTCAATTATCTGAATGCAGATGATTTCCATCAGGTTGGATTTGCGAACAGTGGCAGACCGGTTAAACGTGAAGTAGCAGTGAAGATGTATGAGAAAATGATTGAAAACTCACGTAAATTGAGTGAAGCTGGCATGTTTATCTCGGCCGAGTCCATGATTAATTATCGTACGCATGACAAGCTAGAGGGTATCCACCAGTTGATTCGTGAGATGGGCTGTGTACGACATGAAGTGCATCCGATGTACAATTCGAACTTTGCCTCCAGCCTGCCTGTTCTGTCTCTTGATCATATGCGTGCGGCGATTCATCGACTGTTGGACGTGCGTGATAAGGAGATGTGGATGCTGTTCGGTACACTTCCATTCTTCGCATGTAGTGCTGCAGAACAGGATCGTGAGTTGATTAATCGTCTGCACAGTGAACCTAACGTAACAGTGCGTAATGACCCGGATGGTCGTAACCGTGTTAACGTAAATATGTTTACAGGTAATGTGTATGTGACTGACTTTGCGGACATCCCTGCCTTTGGCAACATTCGCGATCGTAAGCTGGATGATGTCTTCCATGAATGGTCTGCAGAGCATCCGCTGAACCAGACAGTGAATTGTCACTGTGATATCGCATCCTGTTGCGGTCCTAATCTGCTAGTGGCAGATATGTATTATAAGGGTGTGGATTTCAAATCAAGAAAGGCAATTACACGCTGA
- a CDS encoding HD-GYP domain-containing protein, whose amino-acid sequence MRVHVTDLKPGDLLINDVYNSSGLHMLVKGSTLSEDDIAKLLQHGIDYADVEHTPSDSHSNEQTLRSDQTRLLTNLFEDTIKGTETLFKQALEKGFIDETQVDHILINLTSQLEKQKDVVSLLLMMDGDNEYTYTHSLQVGMLAFYIAGWMGYNPEECLTVAKAGYLHDIGKSKIPPEMLHKPGKLTPEEFEEMKKHTLYGYEIIMESTQDELLATVALQHHEREDGSGYPYGLKRDEIHPYSRITAVADVYSAMTTNRVYQTKQELISVLCELYSLSFGQLNGEVTQELIKHMLPNFIGKRVLLTTGQTGLIVMNNPADYFRPLVQTSSAFIDLAKERDVAIVEIYVQ is encoded by the coding sequence GTGAGAGTGCATGTTACTGATCTTAAACCTGGCGACCTGTTAATAAATGACGTATACAACAGTTCAGGTCTCCACATGCTGGTGAAAGGTTCCACGCTTAGCGAAGATGATATTGCCAAATTGCTTCAACACGGAATCGATTACGCAGATGTAGAGCATACACCATCCGATTCACACTCTAATGAACAAACCTTACGTTCCGATCAAACCCGTCTTTTAACTAACCTGTTTGAAGATACGATCAAAGGTACTGAAACGTTGTTCAAGCAAGCCTTGGAGAAGGGATTTATTGATGAGACTCAGGTCGATCATATTTTAATTAACTTAACATCTCAGCTTGAAAAACAAAAAGATGTCGTTTCCCTTCTTCTCATGATGGATGGTGATAACGAATATACGTACACCCACTCGTTACAAGTTGGCATGCTTGCCTTCTATATCGCGGGTTGGATGGGGTATAATCCAGAAGAGTGTTTGACTGTGGCCAAAGCTGGTTATTTGCACGACATCGGCAAATCGAAGATTCCTCCTGAAATGTTACATAAGCCGGGGAAATTAACTCCGGAAGAATTCGAAGAAATGAAAAAGCATACTTTATATGGATATGAGATTATTATGGAGTCCACTCAAGATGAACTTCTTGCAACCGTAGCATTACAGCATCATGAACGTGAGGATGGAAGCGGTTATCCTTACGGACTAAAACGAGATGAGATTCATCCTTACTCCCGTATTACGGCTGTAGCTGACGTGTACAGCGCCATGACAACCAATCGGGTATATCAGACCAAACAAGAGCTGATCTCTGTCTTATGCGAGCTATACAGCCTTAGCTTTGGTCAATTAAACGGAGAAGTAACTCAGGAACTCATTAAACATATGCTTCCTAATTTTATTGGTAAACGAGTTCTTCTCACTACGGGTCAGACCGGCTTAATTGTCATGAATAATCCAGCGGATTACTTCCGTCCACTCGTACAGACATCCTCTGCCTTTATCGATTTAGCGAAGGAAAGAGATGTTGCGATTGTTGAGATTTATGTTCAGTAG
- a CDS encoding HD-GYP domain-containing protein, which translates to MRLVHINFLQPGMKLGKRIYSEEGLVLLSEDVELTQRLISRMKDLGIGYVYVKDAATEDIVVPEMLQEETKRRALVEIKQQFQNMSGFRTKSRIPHFGKTLTGLMNTILEDIGSQKEAMIMLMDMNSDFDLYNHSLNVCVYTLVLGVASGYNRQQLMEIGLGALLHDIGKTQIPSEVLYKPSKLTDEEFKLIQQHTTYGHRILKDEPGIPLLAAHCALQHHERIDGSGYPFGLKGNGIHEYAKWIALADSYDAMTTNRVYQQALLPHQAVEVLYTGSCTLYEQRMLEKFRDCVAIYPIGMTVTLSTGEVGVVSSIHPRFPQRPVIRVLKDTEGQVLHAPYEIDLSTALSVMITGVEGADEMPSMPVSGQYLDS; encoded by the coding sequence GTGCGTTTAGTACATATAAACTTTTTGCAGCCTGGCATGAAGCTGGGGAAACGAATATATAGTGAAGAGGGCTTGGTACTGCTCAGTGAGGATGTTGAATTAACTCAGCGATTAATTTCTCGAATGAAAGATCTGGGGATTGGATATGTCTATGTTAAAGATGCAGCAACAGAGGATATCGTTGTACCGGAAATGTTGCAGGAGGAGACTAAACGTAGAGCACTGGTTGAGATTAAGCAGCAGTTCCAGAACATGTCTGGCTTTCGAACGAAAAGCCGGATTCCGCATTTTGGAAAAACGCTGACTGGATTAATGAATACAATTCTGGAGGACATCGGTAGTCAGAAGGAAGCAATGATTATGCTGATGGACATGAATTCTGATTTTGACCTATATAATCATTCATTGAATGTTTGCGTATATACATTGGTTCTCGGGGTAGCATCGGGTTACAACAGACAACAATTAATGGAGATTGGCCTGGGTGCATTGTTACACGATATCGGAAAAACACAGATACCTTCAGAAGTACTGTACAAGCCTTCCAAATTAACTGATGAGGAATTCAAACTTATTCAGCAGCATACTACATATGGACATCGTATCCTCAAAGACGAACCGGGCATACCACTTCTTGCTGCACACTGCGCTCTCCAGCATCATGAACGAATTGACGGTAGCGGTTATCCTTTCGGCTTAAAAGGTAATGGAATTCATGAATATGCCAAATGGATTGCACTTGCGGATTCATATGATGCGATGACAACGAATCGAGTGTATCAGCAAGCCTTATTGCCGCATCAAGCTGTGGAAGTACTCTATACCGGTTCTTGTACGCTTTATGAACAACGGATGCTTGAGAAATTTCGAGATTGTGTTGCAATCTATCCCATCGGAATGACGGTTACGTTAAGTACGGGTGAGGTCGGAGTGGTGTCCTCAATCCATCCACGTTTCCCGCAACGCCCAGTTATTCGAGTGCTGAAAGATACGGAGGGTCAGGTTTTGCATGCACCATATGAGATTGATCTTTCTACTGCATTGTCAGTCATGATTACAGGTGTGGAGGGCGCGGATGAGATGCCTTCGATGCCAGTTAGTGGACAGTATTTGGATAGTTGA
- a CDS encoding carboxymuconolactone decarboxylase family protein: MSEQVTQGLERFAKLSGEYGARALNPIKGQFPELAEFIMGTAYGDIFQRTTITDQWKEVAIISSLITQGQYEQLGVHYAMALSVGITVDQLKGILLHLAPCVGAPRIISAFNILLATLEEIQ, translated from the coding sequence ATGAGTGAACAAGTAACTCAGGGTCTAGAACGTTTTGCCAAGTTATCCGGAGAATATGGTGCGCGTGCGCTGAATCCGATCAAGGGACAGTTTCCTGAATTGGCTGAGTTCATTATGGGGACAGCCTACGGGGATATTTTTCAACGAACAACGATAACAGATCAGTGGAAAGAAGTCGCCATCATCTCTTCATTAATTACACAGGGACAATACGAGCAGTTAGGTGTGCATTATGCAATGGCTCTAAGTGTTGGAATAACCGTGGATCAACTCAAAGGAATTTTGCTACATTTAGCCCCATGTGTCGGTGCTCCGCGCATCATTAGCGCGTTTAATATATTGCTCGCAACACTCGAAGAAATCCAGTAA
- a CDS encoding manganese catalase family protein, with amino-acid sequence MWVYEKKLQYPVRVSKCDPHMAKLLMEQYGGADGELAAALRYLNQRYTIPDKIIGLLNDIATEEFAHLEMIATMIYKLTKDATIEQLDQAGLDAHYVSHDRALFYNNAAGVPFTATYIQAKGDPIADLYEDIAAEEKARATYQWLIDMTDDVDLQDSLKFLREREIVHSLRFREAVEILKDDRETKKIF; translated from the coding sequence GTGTGGGTGTATGAGAAAAAATTGCAGTATCCCGTTCGGGTAAGTAAATGTGACCCTCATATGGCTAAACTACTTATGGAGCAGTACGGCGGTGCCGATGGAGAATTGGCTGCGGCTCTACGATATCTGAACCAACGTTATACGATTCCTGATAAGATCATTGGTTTGCTGAATGACATCGCTACGGAAGAATTTGCTCATCTCGAAATGATTGCAACCATGATCTACAAGCTAACCAAAGACGCCACCATTGAACAGTTGGATCAGGCGGGGTTAGATGCTCATTACGTAAGCCATGATCGAGCGCTGTTTTATAATAATGCTGCAGGCGTGCCTTTCACAGCTACGTACATTCAAGCTAAAGGTGATCCGATTGCCGATCTCTATGAGGATATTGCAGCCGAGGAGAAGGCACGGGCTACTTATCAATGGTTAATTGATATGACCGATGATGTCGACCTGCAAGATAGTCTGAAGTTTCTACGTGAACGGGAGATTGTGCATTCTCTGCGATTCCGCGAAGCCGTGGAGATTCTGAAGGATGATCGGGAGACGAAGAAGATATTTTAA
- a CDS encoding 3-oxoacyl-[acyl-carrier-protein] synthase III C-terminal domain-containing protein, whose product MAGIRIVDIDIYHPSNKVGNDFYIEHFDARGVDIRGLLKALGRDQRYKIDNEDENSLSMAFEAASNVLEKAGLTGVDIDLIAYASQTPEYIFPTNSLMIHRLINGASHTICIDSNANCAGMTAAFEQVSRQMLGNPRIRRALIIGSDYVAPHANPDDPVYFANFGDAAAAVIVEREEQSVGFIDSIYQTDTCVYGNSLFPAEGLAKLGKTGVDAGAFHVKFTPFDDSICVDAASESIRTLLARNEISPSEIKAACFSQLSIANIRAVSENIGITDDIAVYIGDEFGYTSTSSPFIALHRAITSGQIERGDKVLFWTVGAGWQNVAMVVEY is encoded by the coding sequence ATGGCTGGAATTCGTATTGTAGACATCGATATCTATCATCCGTCAAACAAGGTGGGCAATGACTTCTATATTGAACATTTTGATGCGAGAGGTGTAGATATTCGCGGGTTGTTAAAAGCACTTGGGCGCGATCAGCGTTATAAGATTGACAATGAAGATGAAAACTCTCTCAGTATGGCGTTCGAAGCAGCAAGCAATGTTCTGGAAAAGGCTGGACTCACGGGTGTAGATATCGACCTGATTGCTTATGCAAGCCAAACACCAGAGTACATCTTCCCTACGAATTCCTTAATGATTCATCGCCTAATTAATGGAGCTTCTCATACCATCTGTATCGATAGCAATGCCAACTGTGCTGGAATGACCGCAGCCTTTGAACAGGTTAGCCGCCAGATGTTAGGCAATCCGAGAATCCGCCGCGCGCTCATTATCGGTTCGGATTATGTAGCTCCTCATGCAAACCCAGATGATCCGGTATACTTTGCTAACTTCGGGGATGCTGCGGCAGCCGTAATCGTAGAACGTGAAGAACAAAGTGTTGGTTTCATTGACTCCATCTATCAGACAGATACGTGTGTGTATGGCAATTCTCTCTTTCCTGCCGAAGGATTAGCAAAGCTCGGTAAAACCGGAGTAGATGCGGGTGCTTTTCATGTAAAATTCACCCCATTCGACGATTCCATCTGTGTAGATGCCGCCTCCGAATCCATTCGAACGTTGCTCGCGCGTAATGAAATATCACCGAGTGAGATCAAAGCCGCTTGCTTCTCTCAACTATCCATCGCCAATATCCGTGCTGTATCGGAGAACATTGGCATAACAGATGACATTGCGGTATACATCGGAGATGAATTCGGTTATACATCCACGAGCAGTCCATTCATTGCATTACACCGAGCCATTACCTCAGGACAGATTGAGCGTGGTGATAAAGTGTTATTCTGGACTGTCGGTGCTGGGTGGCAAAATGTTGCCATGGTCGTTGAATATTAA
- a CDS encoding spore coat protein CotJB, giving the protein MESEEVAKVCDAKYYELLEELQALDFVLVELNLYLDTHPGDYQSIEQYNKFSQERMRVAQEFQQLYGPLMNFGHAFSKYPWEWSQTPWPWQV; this is encoded by the coding sequence ATGGAATCTGAAGAGGTAGCGAAGGTTTGTGATGCTAAATATTATGAGTTGCTTGAAGAATTACAAGCGTTAGATTTTGTATTGGTGGAGCTTAATCTATATTTGGATACACATCCTGGAGATTATCAGAGTATTGAGCAATACAATAAGTTTTCTCAAGAGCGAATGCGAGTGGCACAGGAATTTCAGCAATTATACGGTCCATTAATGAACTTTGGCCATGCCTTTTCCAAATATCCGTGGGAATGGTCTCAGACGCCTTGGCCTTGGCAAGTGTAG
- a CDS encoding spore coat associated protein CotJA, with protein sequence MKDPQIRAYRPFIGPFDPCEPKEIRTYLVPPQLFIPFQPMGWPQYSPAEALRVGTLWPALYSPYTSARAKEKGV encoded by the coding sequence ATGAAAGATCCGCAGATTCGTGCTTACAGGCCATTTATTGGGCCATTTGATCCATGCGAGCCTAAGGAGATTCGGACGTATCTGGTTCCTCCCCAATTGTTTATTCCTTTTCAGCCCATGGGTTGGCCTCAGTACAGTCCGGCAGAAGCGCTGAGAGTAGGAACGTTATGGCCTGCATTGTACAGTCCATACACATCGGCGAGAGCTAAGGAAAAGGGGGTGTAA